The proteins below are encoded in one region of Belonocnema kinseyi isolate 2016_QV_RU_SX_M_011 chromosome 1, B_treatae_v1, whole genome shotgun sequence:
- the LOC117171446 gene encoding ankyrin-1-like codes for MEKIRDILHRFEGNKYSETPVSLLYLFQDALSKKQDDIVKALVFPDSPILSVVDSYQTTALHSLCWSFRESIIDVLQALIDLGMNIDAQDSFGNTPLHKAMVSWGHNYTSRDKSAAVALLLKNGAKKNIYNENGVTPIQLALLSGRVEAVELFLTKLEDAQEVDEAERTQHLIKRLFKENNDFHLSSENYSTLLHFLIIQNDVEAFEYVLRNNDFDVNAIKYYPAGYCSFGHTLLHLVVELNTMGSADTPRMIRALVSRGANLNSKPYNKNTPLFFPILRGQDEIVLCLLDCGASINVKVKYNYTVLTPLHCAILKGHLKIVELLVNRGADLEAKNAEGQTALDYSCKSANLDAVKLLLSRGAKINKSTLNLAIQGDCFGRDSLKAFHIIDVLLENGADVNAADLLTMETPLHLACLSNHEDELRWTASSQATIITRLLKSKANVNALDRKALTPLNHALQNHHLCSCRGRGLHEDFRNALKPDLQILIALIAKMIVRKEWVCEENLKLLNDKFVRTIYEECEKEITLMKKNIYEFLNFSFLNILTGDIDDLSGALNNKDLVQVLEVCDYKNNFPIYGEDLEERLQEAKFRQPLMEMGVYLFRKHIKKYISLEVVLEIFRYLHLKDLKNFAEACFVNVQGSV; via the coding sequence ATGGAGAAGATCAGAGATATTCTACATAGATTTGAGGGGAACAAATACAGCGAAACACCTGTGAGTCTGCTTTACCTCTTCCAGGATGCCTTGTCGAAAAAACAAGACGATATTGTGAAAGCTTTGGTTTTTCCAGATAGTCCGATCCTTTCAGTTGTTGACTCGTATCAAACAACCGCTCTTCATAGCCTTTGTTGGAGCTTTCGAGAATCCATCATTGATGTGCTTCAAGCTCTAATTGACCTTGGAATGAATATCGATGCACAAGATAGCTTTGGTAACACTCCTTTACACAAAGCTATGGTGTCCTGGGGACATAATTATACCTCGCGGGACAAATCTGCTGCTGTAGCGTTATTGctaaaaaatggagcaaagaaaaatatctacaacgAGAATGGTGTAACTCCAATTCAATTGGCGTTACTCTCAGGACGTGTAGAAGCAGTCGAATTATTCCTGACAAAATTAGAGGATGCCCAGGAAGTCGATGAAGCTGAAAGAACTCAGCATTTAATAAAACGTCTCTTTAAGGAAAACAATGATTTTCATCTATCAAGTGAAAATTATTCAACACTTCTGCATTTTCTGATTATTCAGAATGACGTAGAAGCATTCGAATATGTTCTACGCAATAATGACTTTGATGTAAATGCAATCAAGTATTACCCGGCTGGTTATTGTTCTTTTGGACATACGTTATTGCATCTTGTTGTTGAGTTAAATACTATGGGTTCTGCAGATACACCACGAATGATTAGAGCTTTGGTCAGTAGAGGCGCTAATTTAAATTCCAAACCCTATAATAAAAATACTCCActcttttttccaattctaaGAGGCCAAGATGAAATTGTTCTGTGTCTATTAGACTGCGGAGCTTCAATAAACGTTAAGGTAAAATACAACTATACAGTTTTAACACCTCTTCATTGTGCTATTCTTAAAGGCCATTTGAAAATTGTGGAATTGCTGGTCAACAGAGGAGCTGACCTAGAGGCTAAAAATGCAGAAGGTCAAACTGCACTAGACTACTCTTGTAAAAGTGCAAATTTAGATGCAGTGAAGCTGCTCTTAAGTCGTGGGGCTAAAATTAACAAATCAACCCTAAATCTTGCCATCCAAGGAGATTGTTTTGGGCGGGACTCTTTAAAAGCTTTCCACATTATAGATGTTCTGTTGGAGAATGGTGCTGATGTTAATGCTGCAGATTTATTGACTATGGAAACACCACTTCATTTAGCCTGTTTATCTAACCATGAGGATGAATTAAGATGGACGGCATCAAGTCAAGCAACAATTATTACACGTTTATTGAAATCCAAGGCTAATGTTAATGCTCTAGATAGAAAGGCATTGACACCTCTTAATCACGCTCTTCAGAATCATCATTTATGTAGTTGCAGGGGTAGAGGTTTGCATGAAGATTTTCGTAACGCTCTCAAACCCGACTTACagattttaattgctttaattgcGAAAATGATAGTAAGAAAGGAGTGGGTGTGTGAGGAGAACCTGAAATTGTTAAACGATAAATTTGTTCGTACAATTTACGAGGAATGTGAGAAGGAAATTACACTCATGAAGAAGAATATttatgaattcttgaatttttcatttttaaatatcttgactGGAGATATTGATGACTTGAGTGGCGCTCTAAACAATAAGGATCTCGTGCAGGTTTTAGAAGTCTGTGATTATAAGAACAATTTCCCAATATACGGGGAAGATTTGGAAGAACGTCTTCAGGAAgccaaatttagacaaccactCATGGAAATGGGAGTTTATCTTTTTCGGAAAcatataaagaaatatatttcactCGAGGTTGTTCTAGAAATATTTAGATATCTACATCTTAAGGATTTAAAGAACTTTGCAGAAGCTTGCTTTGTGAATGTTCAAGGCAGTGTATAA